ACTTATTGGAATATTTTTGGTTCTTTCTGTTTTCACCGACAATACAAATACACCGTCACGATGTAACCCTTTTTCGTTCTCACATTCACATATGATTtgtttctatgtataatattttccCAAATTATTCAAATCGGCATACGTATTTCTTATGGAGGATATATCCACCACACTATATATAACAGTACATTTATTTATTCCGTGTCGTAttaaaatgatgttttataatCTACCTATAGTCTTGTTTGTTCTTCAcagttataattgtttattaGTAGTTGTGCACTTTTCAAATAGGGCAATTAACAGCTTTTTGGCAAGTGTAACATTGCAGCATTCTCTGTATACTAGAGATTTGtatcaatttatataacattgcaattgaGATTTGCCATTAAAGACATATATTTACCAGTTCTGCTTAGAAAGatgatataaaatatgaatGCGCTAAGAGCATCATAGAGAATCTTCATCTGCAAGTAGTCAGGGCAGTTTcgtaatttgttttaataaagcTCATGATCAAACTATGAAGAAATAAATTGGGACAAAGAAACTTAGGGCATCATTATCGGTGATTCTTAATGGAGTTACTTAGTAATaatgaccaaaaaaataaatcaaaattaggGAAAAAGTTAAGGACGTGAGTTAATTAAAAACTTTTCGACGATGTCCTTAAGGGGCACGTGGCGTAATGAGATCGCTAGCTCAGGTAACAGTCTTGAAGATTTCGCATCAATGATTCGGTGAACGGCGTTGAcgatgatgacgatgatgatgactAATGCTACGGGACCGGACACGAATCCGATGAGGAGGAGATATCAGAGCACCACCGCCTAATCCGTACCGGTCGTCGTGCCGCCTGATCCCTTCATCGCTTCCACTCCAACACTCTCCACCAATCACCCCCTCATACTAAATCCATCTCCGGCGCCGGCGGTGGACTTGTCGTCTACCCAACTTACGGTCGTCGTCGTCGCCATCGCCATCGTGTCTTCCTCAATCATTTTTccttgtttcaaaattttacaaaatgtcATGCCAATAATTATCACTTTGCTTAAAGTCTCTTAACATTGTCATTAACTtaccaataataaaaaaatgtaaggaCTCAAATAAAAGTCTCACCAGTAATCTTGCTCTTAGGCCATGTTTATCGCCGGTAATAAGTAGGTTTCTAAATGCATAGGCCCCACAAAAACCTTTAAAACCGATCACAAAAGTAAGAAAATAAGGATCgatctttctttgttttttccaCAGATTGTgggccccactgacacgtggcggcccgcgattggttccccttttaattttttttttagcagacgaaaaaaaaaaacaaaaaaacaaaaaaaaagctaccTATGGTTCCGTGCCTGCGTTGAACATTCTCTTAGAGCACAATTATCGGAGTTTCTTAAGATGTATCTTAAGGtaattttggtttaaaaaatataaaaatacataattagaGAAGAACCGTGTTTTTAATTAGGGGCAATAAGAGCATGTGCATCGCTAGAACCCCTCTAAGACCATCATTATCGGGGCCTCTTATAGGGTCTCTTAGTCtaattatgaattaaaaaaaaagaaatagcaATAAACATAAGGGACGCCTCTTAATTAGGCTACACAAGAGACGGCTCTTGTAACCCACATGTCATCTCCTCCGATCTATCTCCCTCTCTTCTACGTTCCTCCATTTTCTACGAAATCAATCATCGATCAAAAGTGGTTCAGTCGATGAACAAAACTATGAAATTGGATGTGAATCGATGGATtaataaaagagaaagaaaaaagagagagagagaaNNNNNNNNNNNNNNNNNNNNNNNNNNNNNNNNNNNNNNNNNNNNNNNNNNNNNNNNNNNNNNNNNNNNNNNNNNNNNNNNNNNNNNNNNNNNNNNNNNNNTATAGAGCTCTGATAATGGCGAACTTGGGCTTAACAGAGCTCTAACAGTCGACTCCTCTCCTCCAATCGAGGAGGAAGAACCCAAAACGCAGAGATTCGACCCAGGCGCCCTTCCTCCGTTACGTCGTGAGAGATGTGCGATCGTGTTTGCGTTGGCTGCTGGAGCTGCTTACCTCAACAATTGGCTTGTTTGGCCTCTTTATTGGTTTGCTCAAGGAACCATGTTCTGGGCTCTCTTCGTTCTTGGCCTCTATTCTTGTCCCTTACCATGGCTGGTTCGTTTTGCTTTCAAACCTATCTCTGGGAAGCAACTTGCTTATTATTTTTGTCTTCTACATGTTTAAGTATATGGCCTTTGATTGATCTGCAGGAGAATTAGCCACAGAACTCACCACCAGAACCATGGACATGTTGAGAACGACTAATCTTGGCATCCTGTAAGTTGCTTTCTTGTTGTCTTGTTTCAGTGTTGTTGTGTTTCTTAGatgaagtttttatttatataatgtttCTGTAACTGCAGATGTCTGAGAAAATCTACAAGAGTTTAGACAAACCCACTCGGTTCTTTAGATTTACACTGCCTCTTGTGATGCTTGCTTATCCTTTCTACTTGGTAATTGAAGTGGGTTTCAATCAAAGTAGTTAGCTTTTCAGcaaagttcaaaactttttaAGAATTTTGTCGGAAAGAGTTTCAAAAGACTACTTTTAGGGGCAATGGCTTTAGTACTAAACTTCAATGTTATAATGTTTCTTTTAAGGATCTTTCATTAGTAGTGAAATCACGGGTGTTTAAGTGTTTTTGTTTAAGGTTCGACGAGTTGTTTCTTGTCTGTTTCATGCTAGTTCTGTTGATGTGTTTGTTGTTTGTTATTCTGATCTTATGTTTCATGTTCTTGTTCTTATGTTTCATGTTATTGCATCTGGTTATTGATTCATCTTCGTCTTTCAGGTCAAGACATAGTCAAAGAATGGAGCATTGGGAGTTTTCTTGTGTCACGGAGTGGAGGAAGTCTTGTAGTTTTCTGTTTTGTTG
This Brassica napus cultivar Da-Ae chromosome C6, Da-Ae, whole genome shotgun sequence DNA region includes the following protein-coding sequences:
- the LOC125588649 gene encoding uncharacterized protein LOC125588649; protein product: MCDRVCVGCWSCLPQQLACLASLLVCSRNHVLGSLRSWPLFLSLTMAGELATELTTRTMDMLRTTNLGILSRHSQRMEHWEFSCVTEWRKSCSFLFCCLVALGISL